From a single Rhodococcus qingshengii JCM 15477 genomic region:
- the rplO gene encoding 50S ribosomal protein L15, producing MTIKLHHLRPAPGSKSNKIRVGRGEGGKRGKTAGRGTKGTKARNTVRVGFEGGQMPLHMRLPKLKGFTNPFRVEYQVVNVGDIARLFPEGGAITVEDLVAKGAVRKNQLVKVLGDGELTVAVQVTVDKFTGSAKEKIAAAGGSATEL from the coding sequence ATGACCATCAAACTGCACCACCTGCGCCCCGCTCCGGGATCCAAGTCCAACAAGATTCGTGTTGGACGCGGTGAGGGCGGCAAGCGTGGTAAGACCGCAGGTCGCGGTACCAAGGGCACCAAGGCACGTAACACCGTGCGCGTGGGCTTCGAGGGTGGACAGATGCCGCTTCACATGCGTCTGCCCAAGCTCAAGGGCTTCACGAACCCGTTCCGCGTCGAGTACCAGGTCGTCAATGTCGGCGACATCGCCCGTCTGTTCCCCGAAGGTGGAGCAATCACGGTCGAGGATCTCGTCGCCAAGGGCGCAGTCCGCAAGAACCAGCTCGTCAAGGTTCTGGGCGACGGCGAACTGACAGTTGCCGTTCAGGTGACCGTCGACAAGTTCACCGGTTCCGCCAAGGAAAAGATTGCTGCTGCCGGTGGTTCCGCCACCGAGCTGTGA
- the rpmD gene encoding 50S ribosomal protein L30 gives MADLKVTQIKSIIGTKQNQKDSLRTLGLKGIRQTVVREDNAQNRGLINVVRHLVTVEEV, from the coding sequence ATGGCAGATCTCAAGGTCACTCAGATCAAGAGCATCATCGGGACCAAGCAGAACCAGAAGGATTCTCTGCGCACGCTGGGTCTCAAGGGCATCCGTCAGACCGTTGTTCGTGAGGACAACGCACAGAACCGCGGTCTGATCAACGTGGTGCGCCACCTCGTAACAGTTGAGGAGGTCTAA
- the secY gene encoding preprotein translocase subunit SecY, which yields MLSAFVSALRTPDLRRKILFTLGLVALYRVGALIPSPGVDYGRVRQCIDIANSGDSAGIYSLINLFSGGALLQMSIFAIGIMPYITASIIVQLLTVVIPKFEELRKEGQSGQAKMTQYTRYLSIALAILQSTGIVALAARGQLLQGCDDIIADKSIFGLVIIVLVMTAGAAMVMWFGEVITERGVGNGMSLLIFAGIASRIPSEGKAILDSRGPLVFAFVCLAALLIIAGVVFVEQGQRRIPVQYAKRMVGRKMYGGSSTYLPLKVNQAGVIPVIFASSLLYLPNLIAQLTSASTAVDPSWWQRLINTYLVNPANPVYIAIYFGLIVFFTYFYVAITFNPEERADEMKKFGGFIPGIRPGQPTADYLNYVLSRITLPGAIYLGTIAVLPNLFLDIGNGGGAQNLPFGGTAVLIMVSVGLDTVKQIESQLMQRNYEGFLK from the coding sequence TTGCTTTCCGCCTTCGTCTCGGCCCTCAGGACCCCAGACCTGAGGCGGAAGATCCTCTTCACCCTCGGCTTGGTGGCTCTGTATCGGGTCGGCGCTCTCATCCCGTCCCCAGGTGTCGACTACGGCCGTGTGCGTCAGTGCATCGATATCGCCAACTCCGGTGACTCAGCAGGTATCTACTCGCTGATCAACCTGTTCTCCGGCGGCGCTCTGCTGCAGATGTCGATCTTTGCGATCGGCATCATGCCGTACATCACGGCGAGCATCATCGTGCAGCTCCTGACCGTGGTGATTCCGAAGTTCGAGGAACTTCGGAAAGAAGGCCAGTCCGGCCAGGCCAAGATGACGCAGTACACGCGTTACCTGTCCATTGCTCTGGCAATCCTGCAGTCGACCGGCATCGTCGCTCTTGCGGCACGCGGACAGTTGCTCCAGGGCTGTGACGACATCATCGCCGACAAGTCGATTTTCGGACTTGTCATCATCGTGCTGGTCATGACTGCCGGTGCTGCCATGGTCATGTGGTTCGGCGAGGTCATCACCGAACGTGGCGTCGGCAACGGTATGTCCCTCCTCATCTTCGCCGGTATCGCATCGCGTATCCCGAGCGAGGGCAAGGCAATCCTCGACAGCCGTGGTCCGCTGGTCTTCGCCTTCGTCTGCCTCGCAGCGCTGCTGATCATCGCCGGTGTCGTCTTCGTCGAGCAGGGTCAGCGTCGTATCCCGGTGCAGTACGCGAAGCGGATGGTCGGACGCAAGATGTACGGCGGATCCTCGACGTACCTGCCTCTGAAGGTGAACCAGGCCGGCGTCATCCCGGTGATCTTCGCGTCTTCACTGCTGTACCTCCCGAACTTGATTGCACAGCTGACTTCGGCCAGTACAGCGGTCGACCCCAGTTGGTGGCAGCGCCTCATCAACACCTACCTGGTGAATCCGGCCAACCCGGTGTACATCGCGATCTACTTCGGCCTGATCGTCTTCTTCACGTACTTCTACGTCGCCATCACCTTCAATCCCGAAGAGCGCGCCGACGAGATGAAGAAGTTCGGCGGCTTCATCCCCGGTATCCGACCCGGTCAGCCGACCGCGGACTACCTCAACTACGTGCTGAGTCGCATCACCCTTCCGGGTGCGATTTACCTCGGCACCATTGCTGTTCTGCCCAACCTGTTCCTCGACATCGGGAATGGCGGCGGCGCGCAGAACCTGCCGTTCGGTGGCACCGCGGTGCTGATCATGGTCAGCGTCGGCCTGGACACCGTGAAGCAGATCGAGAGTCAGCTAATGCAGCGTAACTATGAAGGGTTCCTCAAGTGA
- the rpsH gene encoding 30S ribosomal protein S8, whose product MTMTDPIADFLTRLRNANTAYHDEVKLPHSKIKANIAEILKREGYISDFRTEDAEVGKTLIVDLKYGPSRERSLAGVRRVSKPGLRVYAKSTNLPKVLGGLGVAIISTSSGLLTDRQAANQGVGGEVLAYVW is encoded by the coding sequence ATGACCATGACTGACCCCATCGCAGACTTCTTGACGCGTCTGCGCAACGCCAACACGGCGTACCACGATGAGGTGAAGCTTCCCCACTCGAAGATCAAGGCGAACATCGCCGAGATCCTCAAGCGCGAGGGCTACATCTCCGATTTCCGTACCGAAGACGCAGAGGTCGGCAAGACCCTCATCGTCGATCTGAAGTACGGTCCCAGCCGCGAGCGTAGCCTCGCCGGCGTGCGTCGCGTTTCCAAGCCCGGTCTCCGGGTTTACGCGAAGTCCACCAACCTGCCCAAGGTCCTCGGAGGCCTCGGCGTGGCCATCATCTCCACGTCGTCCGGTCTGCTCACCGATCGCCAGGCGGCCAATCAAGGAGTAGGCGGGGAAGTCCTCGCCTACGTCTGGTAA
- the rplX gene encoding 50S ribosomal protein L24 — MKVHKGDTVLVIAGKDKGAKGKVIQAYPATDKVLVEGVNRIKKHTAVSANERGASSGGIVTQEAPIHVSNVAVVDSDGNPTRVGYRTDEESGKRVRISRKNGKDI, encoded by the coding sequence ATGAAGGTGCACAAGGGTGACACCGTTCTGGTCATCGCCGGCAAGGACAAGGGCGCGAAGGGCAAGGTCATTCAGGCCTACCCCGCGACCGACAAGGTCCTCGTCGAAGGCGTGAACCGAATCAAGAAGCACACCGCGGTTTCCGCGAACGAGCGCGGAGCATCCTCCGGCGGCATCGTCACGCAGGAAGCCCCGATCCACGTTTCCAACGTTGCAGTCGTCGACTCGGACGGAAACCCCACCCGCGTGGGTTACCGCACCGACGAAGAGTCCGGCAAGCGCGTTCGGATTTCCCGGAAGAACGGGAAGGACATCTGA
- the rplR gene encoding 50S ribosomal protein L18, protein MSQTANQKAKRIPLGKDASTKRRLSKTRRHFRLRKKVSGTPERPRLVVNRSSRHIHVQLVDDLAGHTLASASTIEADVRVAEGDKKAASAKVGQLIAERAKAAGVEAVVFDHGGHGYHGRIAALADAAREGGLKF, encoded by the coding sequence ATGAGCCAGACTGCAAACCAGAAAGCCAAGCGGATTCCGCTGGGCAAGGATGCGTCCACCAAGCGTCGTCTCTCGAAGACGCGTCGTCACTTCCGTCTCCGCAAGAAGGTCTCCGGCACGCCCGAGCGTCCCCGCTTGGTCGTCAACCGGTCCTCGCGCCACATCCACGTCCAGCTCGTGGACGACCTGGCCGGCCACACCCTGGCCTCCGCGTCGACCATCGAAGCAGACGTGCGCGTGGCAGAAGGCGACAAGAAGGCTGCGAGCGCGAAGGTCGGTCAGCTGATCGCCGAGCGCGCCAAGGCTGCCGGCGTGGAAGCAGTTGTCTTCGACCACGGCGGACACGGCTACCACGGTCGCATCGCGGCCCTGGCAGACGCGGCTCGCGAAGGCGGGTTGAAGTTCTGA
- a CDS encoding type Z 30S ribosomal protein S14, translating into MAKKALVNKANKKPKFAVRAYTRCQRCGRPHSVFRKFGLCRICVREMAHAGELPGVRKSSW; encoded by the coding sequence ATGGCTAAGAAGGCATTGGTCAACAAGGCCAACAAGAAGCCCAAGTTCGCGGTTCGCGCCTACACCCGCTGCCAGCGGTGCGGTCGCCCGCACTCGGTGTTCCGCAAGTTCGGCTTGTGCCGTATCTGCGTTCGCGAGATGGCTCACGCCGGCGAGCTTCCCGGAGTTCGCAAGAGCTCTTGGTGA
- a CDS encoding adenylate kinase, producing MRLVLLGPPGAGKGTQAAILSEKFGVPHISTGDLFRANIGQATALGVEAKKYIDAGELVPSSITNDMVKARVAEPDAANGFLLDGFPRSVEQAQALEGILKDLDTKLDGVLSFVVDEDIVVERMLARGRADDTEDVIRNRLRVYRDETSPLFDYYKDSIVSVDAIGEVEEVNARALAALGK from the coding sequence GTGAGACTTGTCCTCCTTGGTCCTCCCGGTGCCGGCAAGGGCACCCAGGCCGCTATCTTGTCCGAGAAGTTCGGCGTTCCCCATATCTCCACGGGTGATCTCTTCCGCGCGAACATCGGTCAGGCCACCGCTCTCGGTGTGGAAGCAAAGAAGTACATCGACGCCGGCGAACTCGTACCGAGCTCGATCACCAACGACATGGTGAAGGCTCGCGTCGCAGAACCGGACGCAGCAAACGGTTTCCTTCTCGACGGATTTCCGCGCTCGGTCGAACAGGCTCAGGCACTCGAGGGAATCTTGAAGGATCTCGACACCAAGCTCGACGGTGTCCTCTCCTTCGTCGTCGACGAGGACATCGTGGTCGAGCGTATGCTCGCCCGCGGTCGTGCAGACGACACCGAGGACGTCATTCGCAACCGACTCCGGGTCTACCGCGACGAGACGTCACCGCTGTTCGATTACTACAAGGACAGCATCGTCTCCGTCGACGCGATCGGCGAGGTCGAAGAGGTCAACGCTCGCGCACTGGCAGCGTTGGGTAAGTAA
- the rpsE gene encoding 30S ribosomal protein S5 yields MPGRQRRDGGSGPAGQNGPNSGDNSNARGDNRGGGRDRRDGGRGGNAAEKSQFIERVVTINRVSKVVKGGRRFSFTALVIVGDGNGLVGVGYGKAKEVPAAIQKGVEEARKSFFRVPMIANTITHPVQGEAAAGIVMLRPASPGTGVIAGGAVRAVLECAGIADILSKSLGSDNAINVVHATVAALKGLQRPEEVAARRGLTLEEVAPAGMLRARAQAAGSVK; encoded by the coding sequence ATGCCGGGACGTCAAAGGCGTGACGGCGGAAGCGGACCCGCCGGACAGAATGGCCCCAACAGCGGTGACAACAGCAACGCTCGTGGGGACAACCGTGGTGGCGGCCGTGACCGTCGCGACGGTGGCCGTGGCGGAAACGCTGCGGAGAAGTCACAGTTCATCGAGCGCGTTGTCACGATCAACCGCGTTTCCAAGGTCGTCAAGGGTGGTCGTCGCTTCAGCTTCACCGCTCTGGTGATCGTCGGAGACGGCAACGGACTGGTCGGCGTCGGCTACGGAAAGGCCAAGGAAGTTCCCGCGGCCATCCAGAAGGGTGTCGAGGAGGCTCGCAAGAGCTTCTTCCGCGTCCCGATGATCGCCAACACCATCACTCACCCCGTTCAGGGTGAGGCTGCTGCCGGCATCGTCATGCTTCGCCCGGCAAGCCCCGGTACCGGTGTTATCGCCGGTGGCGCTGTGCGCGCCGTGCTGGAGTGCGCTGGTATCGCGGACATCCTGTCGAAGTCGCTCGGTAGCGACAACGCCATCAACGTCGTGCATGCGACCGTTGCTGCGCTCAAGGGTCTGCAGCGTCCCGAGGAAGTTGCGGCTCGCCGCGGCCTCACCCTCGAAGAGGTTGCACCCGCCGGCATGCTTCGCGCTCGCGCACAGGCTGCTGGGAGTGTGAAGTAA
- the map gene encoding type I methionyl aminopeptidase — translation MVFGRKRKVVPFRSAGELDAMAAAGAIVGSALVAVRAAAKPGVSTLELNAVAESVIRDAGAVPSFLGYHGFTGSICSSVNDRVVHGIPSAQDILAEGDLVSIDCGAILDGWHGDSAWTFGVGEISVADQELSEATRLSMEAGIAAMIAGNRLTDVSHAIEVGTHAAEKLHGRSYGIVDGYGGHGIGREMHMDPFLANEGAPGKGPELVVGSCLAIEPMLTLGTTDTVILDDDWTVVTTDGSRAAHWEHTVAVTEDGPRILTLRPE, via the coding sequence ATGGTCTTCGGGCGCAAACGCAAGGTTGTTCCGTTCCGCTCCGCGGGCGAACTCGACGCGATGGCTGCTGCCGGCGCGATCGTGGGTTCGGCTCTGGTGGCGGTTCGCGCTGCGGCGAAGCCCGGTGTCAGCACTTTGGAATTGAACGCGGTCGCTGAATCCGTCATTCGTGACGCCGGCGCCGTGCCCTCGTTCCTCGGGTACCACGGCTTCACCGGCTCGATCTGCTCTTCGGTCAACGATCGCGTCGTTCACGGAATCCCTTCAGCTCAGGACATCCTGGCTGAAGGCGACCTGGTTTCCATCGACTGTGGCGCGATCCTCGACGGATGGCACGGTGACTCCGCTTGGACGTTCGGTGTCGGTGAGATCAGCGTCGCCGATCAGGAGCTCAGCGAAGCCACTCGGCTTTCCATGGAAGCCGGGATCGCGGCAATGATCGCCGGCAACCGTCTGACGGATGTTTCGCACGCGATCGAGGTCGGTACTCATGCCGCCGAGAAGTTGCACGGTCGTTCCTACGGCATCGTCGACGGATACGGCGGACACGGAATCGGCCGGGAAATGCACATGGATCCGTTCCTCGCCAATGAAGGTGCCCCGGGTAAGGGTCCTGAACTGGTTGTCGGATCGTGCCTGGCGATTGAGCCGATGCTCACGCTCGGCACCACCGACACGGTGATTCTCGACGACGACTGGACCGTTGTGACGACCGACGGGTCCCGTGCGGCGCACTGGGAACACACTGTCGCAGTGACCGAAGACGGTCCGCGGATTCTGACACTCCGGCCGGAGTAG
- the rplF gene encoding 50S ribosomal protein L6, which produces MSRIGKIPVTVPAGVDVTISGQDVTVKGPKGTLALTISEPIAIEKAEDGSLSVTRPDDERRSRALHGLSRTLVANIITGVTEGYTKKMEIHGVGYRVALKGKDLEFALGFSHPVPIEAPEGITFVVESPTRFSVSGIDKQKVGQISANIRRLRRPDPYKGKGVRYEGEQIRRKVGKTGK; this is translated from the coding sequence ATGTCGCGTATTGGAAAGATTCCGGTCACCGTCCCCGCGGGCGTTGACGTCACGATCAGCGGCCAGGATGTCACCGTCAAGGGTCCCAAGGGCACCCTCGCGCTGACCATCTCCGAGCCCATCGCAATCGAAAAGGCAGAGGACGGCTCGCTGAGCGTCACGCGCCCCGACGACGAGCGTCGTAGCCGCGCGCTGCACGGTCTGTCGCGGACCCTGGTTGCGAACATCATCACCGGTGTCACCGAGGGTTACACGAAGAAGATGGAGATCCACGGTGTTGGTTACCGTGTGGCACTGAAGGGCAAGGACCTCGAGTTCGCGCTCGGCTTCAGCCACCCGGTGCCGATCGAGGCTCCTGAAGGCATCACCTTCGTCGTCGAGTCGCCCACCCGGTTCTCGGTGTCCGGCATCGACAAGCAGAAGGTCGGGCAGATCTCGGCCAACATCCGTCGTCTCCGTCGTCCGGACCCGTACAAGGGTAAGGGCGTGCGTTACGAGGGTGAGCAGATCCGCCGCAAGGTCGGAAAGACGGGTAAGTGA
- the rplE gene encoding 50S ribosomal protein L5, whose amino-acid sequence MTSTENKVQPRLKARYRAEIKDALNSEFDYSNVMQIPGVVKVVVNMGVGDAARDAKLINGAVHDLSLITGQKPEIRKARKSIAQFKLREGMPIGARVTLRGDRMWEFLDRLVSVALPRIRDFRGLSGNQFDGNGNYTFGLNEQSMFHEIDVDKIDRPRGMDITVVTTATNNEEGRALLKHLGFPFKEN is encoded by the coding sequence ATGACCTCCACCGAAAACAAGGTCCAGCCGCGCCTCAAGGCACGCTACCGCGCTGAGATCAAGGACGCGCTCAACAGCGAGTTCGACTACTCGAACGTCATGCAGATCCCCGGCGTCGTCAAGGTTGTCGTCAACATGGGCGTCGGCGACGCTGCCCGTGACGCCAAGCTGATCAACGGCGCTGTCCATGACCTGTCGCTGATCACGGGCCAGAAGCCCGAGATCCGCAAGGCACGTAAGTCCATCGCGCAGTTCAAGCTCCGCGAAGGTATGCCCATCGGTGCACGCGTCACCCTCCGTGGTGACCGCATGTGGGAGTTCCTGGACCGCCTCGTGTCTGTCGCTCTGCCCCGTATCCGCGACTTCCGCGGTCTCTCGGGCAACCAGTTCGACGGCAACGGCAACTACACGTTCGGCCTCAACGAGCAGTCGATGTTCCACGAGATCGACGTGGACAAGATCGATCGCCCCCGCGGCATGGACATCACCGTCGTGACCACCGCAACCAACAACGAAGAAGGCCGTGCACTGCTCAAGCACCTCGGCTTCCCGTTCAAGGAGAACTGA